In Acidovorax sp. 106, the following proteins share a genomic window:
- a CDS encoding NADP-dependent malic enzyme: protein MTQTLSAAEQALRDAAREYHRNPSRGKISVTPTKPLSNQRDLSLAYSPGVAYPCLDIAADPSKAFDYTSRGNLVAVITNGTAVLGLGDIGPLASKPVMEGKGCLFKKFAGVDVFDIELAERDPDKLIEIIASLEPTLGGINLEDIKAPECFYIEQELSKRMNIPVFHDDQHGTAIISSAALLNGLELVGKDIGSVKLAVSGAGAAAIACLNVMVGLGVKRENIFVCDSKGVIYEGRPGGYDESKAQYAQKTDARTLADAVNGADVFLGCSAPGVLTAEMVKTMAAKPIILALANPEPEIRPELAKAVRPDCIIATGRSDYPNQVNNVLCFPYIFRGALDCGATKITEAMKLACVRQIADLAKADISEEVANAYAGKELTFGPDYLIPTPFDSRLILKIAPAVAKAAAESGVATRPIEDMEAYKESLSRFVYQTGMLMRPVVTAAKALPDAQKRVAYADGEDERALRAAQMAIDDKIAHPILIGRPAVIAARIEKAGLRMQIGKDVEVCNPEDDPRFRQYWEHYHALMKRNGATPEVAKAAVRRSNTIIASLMVKLGDADAMICGLVGLYETHLERIHSIIGRQAGANDYAALNALMTNQGPLFIADTYVNENPTAEQLADIAWMSVQEVQRFGIPAKVAFLSHSSYGSSKRPSARKMREARDLFVARHPEIECDGELHGDAALEPGIRKTYMAEGESTLSGSANLLVCPNIDAANILYNVLKTTTSGGVTVGPILMGSAATAYILTPAATVRRVFNMTALAVASAAARAA, encoded by the coding sequence ATGACACAGACCTTGTCTGCCGCCGAACAGGCACTGCGCGACGCAGCGCGCGAATACCACCGCAACCCCAGCCGGGGCAAGATCTCCGTCACGCCGACCAAGCCCCTGTCCAACCAGCGCGATCTGTCGCTGGCGTATTCGCCCGGCGTGGCCTATCCCTGTCTGGACATCGCTGCCGACCCCTCGAAGGCGTTTGACTACACCTCGCGCGGCAACCTGGTGGCCGTCATCACCAACGGCACGGCCGTGCTGGGCCTGGGCGACATTGGCCCGCTGGCCAGCAAGCCCGTGATGGAAGGCAAGGGCTGCCTGTTCAAGAAGTTTGCAGGCGTCGATGTGTTCGACATCGAACTGGCCGAGCGCGACCCCGACAAGCTCATCGAAATCATCGCCAGCCTGGAACCCACGCTGGGCGGCATCAACCTTGAAGACATCAAGGCACCCGAGTGCTTCTACATCGAGCAAGAGCTGTCCAAGCGCATGAACATCCCGGTGTTCCATGACGACCAGCACGGCACCGCCATCATCAGCAGCGCCGCCCTGCTCAACGGCCTGGAGTTGGTGGGCAAGGACATTGGCAGCGTGAAGCTGGCCGTGTCGGGCGCTGGTGCCGCCGCCATTGCCTGCCTGAACGTGATGGTGGGCCTGGGCGTCAAGCGCGAGAACATCTTCGTGTGCGACTCCAAGGGCGTGATCTACGAAGGCCGCCCTGGCGGCTATGACGAATCCAAAGCGCAGTACGCGCAAAAGACCGACGCGCGCACGCTGGCCGATGCCGTCAACGGTGCCGACGTATTCCTTGGCTGCTCGGCCCCCGGCGTGCTGACGGCCGAGATGGTCAAGACGATGGCGGCCAAGCCCATCATCCTGGCGCTGGCCAACCCCGAGCCTGAAATCCGCCCCGAGCTGGCCAAGGCCGTGCGCCCCGATTGCATCATTGCCACCGGCCGCTCGGACTACCCCAACCAGGTCAACAACGTTCTGTGCTTCCCGTACATCTTCCGCGGCGCGCTGGACTGCGGCGCCACCAAGATCACCGAAGCCATGAAGCTGGCCTGCGTGCGCCAGATCGCCGATCTGGCCAAGGCCGATATCAGCGAGGAAGTGGCCAACGCCTATGCAGGCAAAGAGCTGACCTTTGGCCCCGACTACCTGATCCCCACGCCGTTCGACTCGCGCCTGATCCTCAAGATCGCGCCCGCTGTGGCCAAGGCCGCCGCCGAATCCGGTGTGGCCACACGCCCCATCGAAGACATGGAGGCTTACAAGGAAAGCCTGTCGCGTTTTGTCTACCAAACCGGCATGCTCATGCGCCCGGTGGTCACCGCCGCCAAGGCCCTGCCTGATGCGCAAAAACGCGTGGCCTATGCCGACGGCGAGGACGAGCGTGCCCTGCGTGCCGCGCAGATGGCCATCGACGACAAGATTGCCCACCCCATCCTGATCGGCCGCCCCGCCGTGATCGCGGCCCGCATTGAAAAAGCGGGCCTGCGCATGCAGATCGGCAAGGACGTGGAGGTGTGCAACCCTGAAGACGACCCACGTTTCCGCCAGTACTGGGAGCACTACCATGCGCTGATGAAGCGCAATGGCGCCACCCCTGAAGTGGCCAAGGCCGCCGTGCGCCGCTCCAACACCATCATCGCCTCGCTGATGGTCAAGCTCGGCGACGCCGACGCCATGATCTGCGGCCTGGTGGGCCTGTACGAAACGCACCTGGAGCGCATCCACAGCATCATCGGCCGCCAAGCGGGTGCCAACGACTACGCCGCGCTCAATGCCCTGATGACCAACCAGGGCCCGCTGTTCATCGCCGACACCTACGTGAACGAGAACCCCACGGCCGAGCAACTGGCCGACATCGCCTGGATGTCGGTGCAGGAAGTGCAGCGCTTTGGCATTCCGGCCAAGGTGGCGTTTTTGTCGCACTCGAGCTACGGTTCGTCCAAGCGCCCCTCGGCCCGCAAGATGCGCGAAGCACGCGACCTCTTCGTGGCGCGCCACCCCGAGATCGAGTGCGATGGCGAACTGCACGGCGATGCTGCGCTGGAGCCCGGCATCCGCAAGACCTACATGGCCGAAGGCGAATCGACCCTGAGCGGCTCCGCCAACCTTCTGGTCTGCCCGAACATCGACGCAGCCAACATCCTGTACAACGTGCTCAAGACCACCACCAGCGGTGGTGTGACCGTAGGCCCGATCCTGATGGGCTCTGCCGCCACGGCCTACATCCTGACGCCCGCAGCCACCGTGCGCCGGGTGTTCAACATGACCGCCCTGGCCGTGGCCAGCGCTGCGGCGCGCGCAGCCTGA
- a CDS encoding methyl-accepting chemotaxis protein: MIQTLRAKILTISTATVIGALAVTGAATYSITRSNTFATIEQDLDAITAGNATAIDQWVAAKGLAVQATAAVVEHGDPQGFVRQLSKSGGFPITTVGWEDKTFFSTTTTAPGYDPTARPWYKTAAQAGKLSVTKPYGDSTTGMPYVAFVAPMLRDGKLAGVVSGAVPLDGVREVVSTIRPTPSSMGFVVNSDGLILAHADPKLALKPATEVSPLLAPAALADLTKSSQPLQVDMGGAAKLLKGRAVQGTDWILVVALDKAEATAGLRSVLQTLAIAIVLLALGAAGIAGLLTATSFRRLSQVRDAMDKIGSGGGDLTQRLPVSGQDEVAQIASSFNTFIDQISTVLKDVRNGIESMKTATDEIRAGNQDLSNRTEGSASSLQETSASLSQLTVAVKQSADSASLATRLAGEASASALKGGEVVASAVATMDDISKASTKIGEIIGVIDSIAFQTNILALNAAVEAARAGEQGRGFAVVASEVRNLAQRSAAAAREIKTLIDASSASVKTGAERVRATGDTMAAIVQGIQRVTLTIGEINGSMAEQSSGISQINQAVTEMDRSTQQNAALVEESTAASAVLNEQAHNLSRTVAGFTLDASGASADYSQGTPRLAGHR; encoded by the coding sequence ATGATCCAAACCCTGCGCGCCAAGATTCTTACCATCAGCACCGCAACGGTCATAGGCGCGTTGGCGGTGACTGGAGCGGCCACCTACTCCATCACCCGCTCCAACACTTTCGCGACCATTGAGCAGGACCTTGATGCGATCACGGCGGGCAACGCTACAGCGATAGACCAGTGGGTGGCAGCCAAGGGACTGGCTGTTCAGGCCACCGCTGCGGTGGTGGAGCATGGAGACCCCCAAGGCTTTGTGCGCCAGCTCAGCAAGTCGGGCGGCTTCCCCATCACCACGGTCGGGTGGGAAGACAAAACTTTTTTCTCTACCACCACTACCGCCCCGGGCTACGACCCCACGGCACGCCCCTGGTACAAAACGGCCGCACAAGCGGGCAAGCTGTCGGTAACCAAGCCCTACGGAGACTCCACCACCGGCATGCCGTACGTGGCGTTCGTTGCACCCATGCTGCGTGACGGCAAGCTCGCTGGTGTGGTCAGTGGCGCAGTGCCGCTGGATGGGGTGCGCGAAGTGGTGTCCACCATCCGCCCAACGCCCAGCAGCATGGGTTTTGTGGTGAACAGTGACGGGCTGATCCTGGCACATGCAGACCCCAAGCTGGCGCTCAAGCCAGCCACCGAAGTTTCGCCTTTGCTGGCCCCTGCAGCGCTGGCCGACCTGACAAAGTCTAGCCAGCCCTTGCAGGTAGATATGGGGGGCGCAGCCAAGCTGCTCAAAGGGCGCGCGGTGCAAGGCACCGACTGGATCCTGGTGGTGGCGCTGGACAAGGCCGAGGCCACAGCCGGCCTGCGCAGTGTGCTTCAGACACTGGCCATCGCCATCGTGCTGCTGGCCTTGGGCGCCGCCGGCATCGCTGGCCTGCTCACAGCAACGTCGTTCCGCCGACTTTCGCAGGTTCGCGATGCCATGGACAAGATTGGCTCCGGAGGAGGCGATCTCACGCAGCGGTTGCCCGTTTCGGGACAAGATGAAGTGGCGCAAATTGCATCCTCCTTCAATACCTTCATAGATCAGATCAGCACCGTTTTAAAGGACGTGCGCAACGGCATTGAGTCCATGAAGACGGCCACGGACGAAATCCGTGCCGGCAATCAGGACTTGTCCAACCGCACCGAGGGGTCGGCCAGCAGCCTCCAAGAGACCTCTGCCTCGCTGTCGCAGCTCACCGTGGCCGTGAAGCAGTCTGCAGATTCAGCCAGCCTGGCCACCCGGCTGGCGGGAGAGGCCAGCGCCTCGGCGCTCAAGGGCGGCGAAGTGGTCGCCAGCGCTGTGGCTACTATGGACGATATCTCCAAGGCGTCCACAAAGATCGGCGAGATCATCGGCGTGATTGATTCGATCGCCTTCCAGACCAATATCCTGGCGCTCAACGCCGCCGTCGAAGCCGCACGCGCAGGCGAACAAGGCCGGGGTTTTGCGGTGGTGGCCAGCGAAGTGCGCAACTTGGCGCAGCGCAGTGCCGCAGCAGCCCGCGAGATCAAGACACTGATTGATGCGTCCAGCGCCAGCGTAAAAACGGGCGCGGAACGGGTGCGGGCTACCGGCGACACCATGGCCGCCATTGTTCAAGGCATCCAGCGCGTCACTCTCACCATCGGCGAAATCAATGGTTCCATGGCGGAGCAGAGCAGTGGCATCAGTCAGATCAATCAAGCCGTCACGGAGATGGATCGCTCCACCCAACAAAACGCTGCATTGGTGGAAGAATCCACCGCAGCATCAGCCGTGTTGAACGAGCAGGCCCACAACCTGTCGCGCACAGTGGCTGGGTTCACCCTGGATGCCTCTGGCGCCTCTGCGGATTATTCGCAAGGTACCCCCCGGTTAGCAGGGCACCGCTGA
- a CDS encoding C4-dicarboxylate transporter DctA, whose translation MQRFFRSLFGRVVLALIAGVVVGLLWPQWAVQLKPLGDGFIKLIKMLVPLIVFCVVVHGIAGTGDLRRVGRLGVKALIYFEVITSIALVLGLVLAFVFEPGVGMNVDPKALDAAAMSSYADNAHKLSGGGFSDFLLKLIPTTAVSAFATGDVLQVLLFSMVFGCALALIGERGKNVVALIDEFSAVLFRAMGLIIQLAPLGVLGAVAFTVGKYGIGSLKQLGMLVGLFYFAVALFVLVVLGTVMRLSGLSLFKLLRYLREELAVVFATTSSDSVLPQVMAKLKHLGVRDSTVGLVIPTGYSFNLDAFSIYITLAAVFIAQATNTPISMTDLLTILAISLVTSKGAHGVPGSAIVVLAATLQAIPAIPAIGLVMVLSVDWFMGIARALGNLIGNCVATIAIAAWEGDIDRERAQAVLNGEKVPEEQ comes from the coding sequence ATGCAACGCTTTTTTCGCTCACTGTTTGGCCGCGTCGTACTGGCACTGATCGCCGGGGTCGTGGTAGGGCTGCTCTGGCCTCAATGGGCGGTGCAACTCAAACCGCTGGGCGATGGCTTCATCAAACTGATCAAAATGCTGGTGCCGCTGATCGTGTTCTGCGTGGTCGTGCACGGCATCGCAGGCACAGGCGACTTGCGCCGCGTCGGTCGACTGGGCGTGAAAGCGCTGATTTACTTTGAGGTGATCACCAGCATTGCCTTGGTGCTGGGGCTGGTGCTGGCCTTTGTCTTTGAGCCAGGGGTGGGCATGAATGTGGACCCCAAGGCACTGGATGCTGCAGCCATGAGCAGCTATGCAGACAACGCCCACAAGCTCTCAGGAGGCGGCTTTAGTGACTTCTTGCTCAAGCTCATCCCCACCACGGCCGTGAGCGCATTTGCTACGGGAGACGTGCTGCAGGTGCTGCTGTTCTCGATGGTGTTTGGCTGTGCACTGGCACTGATCGGTGAACGCGGCAAAAACGTGGTCGCGCTGATCGACGAGTTCTCTGCAGTGCTGTTTCGCGCCATGGGCTTGATCATCCAGCTCGCGCCTCTGGGGGTGCTGGGTGCTGTGGCGTTCACGGTGGGCAAGTACGGCATCGGCTCGCTCAAGCAGCTGGGCATGCTGGTCGGTCTTTTCTACTTCGCCGTCGCGCTGTTTGTCTTGGTGGTGCTGGGCACGGTCATGCGCCTGTCAGGCCTGAGCCTTTTCAAACTGCTGCGCTACCTGCGCGAGGAGCTGGCAGTCGTTTTCGCAACGACTTCCTCCGACAGCGTGCTGCCCCAGGTGATGGCCAAGCTCAAGCACCTGGGGGTGCGGGACTCGACCGTGGGGCTGGTGATTCCCACCGGTTATTCGTTCAACCTGGATGCGTTCTCGATCTACATCACTCTGGCGGCCGTGTTTATCGCCCAGGCCACCAACACACCCATCAGCATGACGGACTTGCTAACCATCCTGGCCATTTCGCTGGTCACCTCCAAGGGCGCCCACGGCGTGCCGGGCTCGGCCATAGTGGTGCTAGCCGCCACCCTTCAGGCCATCCCAGCCATACCCGCCATCGGCTTGGTGATGGTGCTGTCGGTGGACTGGTTCATGGGCATTGCGCGAGCGCTGGGCAACCTGATTGGCAACTGCGTGGCCACCATCGCCATCGCGGCATGGGAAGGCGACATTGACCGGGAGCGCGCCCAGGCGGTGCTCAACGGTGAAAAGGTTCCAGAGGAGCAATAG
- a CDS encoding ArgE/DapE family deacylase, with protein MTTNNNYAALDAWIDQHFDEEVHFLQALVRVPTDTPPGNNAPHAERTAELLKDFGYEAEKHAVPAADVQAYGMESITNLIVRRPYGAPGDGGKTIALNAHGDVVPPGEGWTHDPYGAEIADGKMYGRATAVSKSDFASFTFAVRALEAVAKPTKGAVELHFTYDEEFGGELGPGWLLKNGLAKPDLMIAAGFSYEVVTAHNGCLQMEVTVHGKMAHAAVPHTGVDALQGAVHILNALYAQNDEYKKVTSKVEGIKHPYLNVGRIEGGTNTNVVPGKVMFKLDRRMIPEENPVEVEANIRRIIEQAAGERAGISVDIKRLLLANAMTPLAGNAPLVDAIQKHAQAVIGEPVPAVGTPLYTDVRLYVERGIPGVIYGAGPRTVLESHAKRADERLQLEDLRRATKVIARALSDLLR; from the coding sequence ATGACTACGAACAACAACTACGCCGCGCTGGACGCCTGGATCGACCAGCACTTTGATGAGGAAGTGCACTTTTTGCAGGCCCTGGTGCGTGTGCCCACCGACACGCCGCCCGGCAACAACGCACCCCATGCCGAACGCACGGCAGAGCTGCTCAAAGACTTTGGCTACGAAGCCGAGAAGCACGCTGTGCCCGCTGCCGATGTGCAGGCCTACGGCATGGAGTCCATCACCAACCTCATCGTGCGCCGCCCCTACGGAGCGCCGGGCGATGGCGGCAAGACCATTGCCCTGAACGCCCATGGCGACGTGGTGCCGCCCGGTGAGGGCTGGACCCACGACCCCTACGGCGCCGAAATTGCAGACGGCAAGATGTATGGCCGCGCCACCGCCGTGAGCAAGAGCGACTTTGCCAGCTTCACCTTTGCCGTGCGGGCGCTGGAAGCCGTCGCCAAGCCCACGAAGGGCGCGGTGGAACTGCACTTCACCTACGACGAAGAATTTGGCGGCGAGTTGGGCCCTGGCTGGCTGCTGAAGAACGGCCTGGCCAAGCCCGACCTGATGATTGCTGCAGGCTTCAGCTACGAAGTGGTCACCGCCCACAACGGCTGCCTGCAAATGGAAGTGACCGTGCACGGCAAGATGGCCCACGCCGCCGTGCCCCACACCGGCGTGGATGCGCTGCAAGGCGCCGTGCACATCCTGAACGCGCTGTATGCGCAGAACGATGAATACAAGAAGGTCACATCCAAGGTCGAAGGCATCAAGCACCCGTACCTGAACGTGGGCCGCATTGAGGGCGGCACCAATACCAACGTGGTGCCCGGCAAGGTGATGTTCAAGCTCGACCGCCGCATGATCCCCGAAGAGAACCCGGTGGAGGTCGAAGCCAACATCCGCCGCATCATCGAGCAGGCGGCGGGCGAGCGCGCTGGCATCAGCGTGGACATCAAGCGCCTGCTGCTGGCCAACGCCATGACCCCGCTGGCGGGCAATGCACCGCTGGTCGATGCGATCCAGAAACACGCGCAGGCCGTGATCGGCGAGCCCGTGCCCGCCGTAGGCACCCCGCTGTACACCGACGTGCGGCTGTATGTAGAGCGCGGCATCCCCGGCGTGATCTATGGCGCCGGGCCGCGCACCGTGCTCGAATCCCACGCCAAGCGGGCCGACGAACGCCTGCAACTGGAAGACCTGCGCCGTGCCACCAAGGTGATCGCACGGGCGCTGAGCGATCTGCTGCGCTGA